The following is a genomic window from Sporosarcina jeotgali.
GCGGCCGGATTTGAATGGCGTGAATCCGGATGCAGTATGTGTCTGGCAATGAATGATGACATCGTTCCTGCAGGTGAACGGTGTGCATCTACGTCAAACCGGAACTTTGAAGGACGCCAAGGTGCTGGCGCGCGGACGCATCTGGTCAGTCCGGCGATGGCGGCAGCGGCTGCAATTGCAGGACGGTTTACGGATATTCGGAAAGTACCTGCGCTGCAGGGCTGAAGGGAGGAGCATACTTATGGAACCGATTAATGTTGTCACAAGTGTTATGACTCCGTTAGACCGGAAAAATGTCGATACGGACCAGATCATTTCTAAAGAGTTTTTAAAGCGAATTGAACGTACAGGATTCGGAAAGTATTTGTTTTATCATTGGCGGTTTGACAGTGAAGGCAATGCGAATACCGAATTTGTTCTGAATGATCCTAGATTTGAAGGTTCAAAAATTTTAGTAGCGGATGAAAACTTCGGATGCGGCTCTTCCCGTGAACATGCTCCGTGGGCAATTCTTGACTATGGATTCCGAGTAGTGATCGCACCGGGATTTGCGGATATCTTCTATAGTAACTGTTTCAAAAATGGCATCCTGCCGATTCGACTCGCTCAAAGCGAAATCGATTCATTACTTGCAGATGGCCAAAAAAGTCCGATTGAACTAACTGTGAACTTAGAGCATCAGACGGTCACTCGTACAGATACGGAAGAAATTCTGACTTTTGATATCGATCCGTATTCACGTCAGATGCTGCTGAATGGCTGGGATGAAATCTCTCTAACTTTTCAATATGAAGACCAAATCGCTGCCTATGAAGAACGCATTGCCCGTTGAGATAACGGGTTTTTTTTCGTAATAAAGGAAAATACATGAACGATGTCGAAATTTTGTGTGTACAACAATCTGATTATTGGGGGAATTTGATTGAGAAATGAAGACTTGCTGCTCATACCTGGGCCGACGCCTGTCGTCGATTCGATTTACGATGCACTGGGGGAGGAGACGCGCGCACATACAGACCCGCGATTTGTGAGTCGTTTTAAGAAGGCGATTGAACGCACTAAGCGAATTTTGAATACCGATGGGGAAGTATTCATCGTCGCAGGCTCCGGGACACTTGCTATGGAAATGGCGCTCGTTAACACGATAGCCCCGGGGGAAAAGCTCTTAATCATCAGTCATGGGTATTTTGGAGATCGTTTCATTAAACTCGGACAAGCATTCGGAATCCATATTGACTTGTTGCAGGCAGAGTGGGGCAAACAAGTCGATTTGAAACACGTCAAAGAACACTTAGAGAAAAACCAATATAAAGCGGTCACTGTGACCCATGCCGACACGTCAACGGGCGTTCAAGCAAGTTTAGGGGAATTGATCCCGCTTATTAAACAGCACGGCGCGCTGGCTATAGTTGATGGAGTATGTGCAACAACTGCGATGCCGGAAGATATGCAGCACAATTATGCAGGTCCAGACACTGCAATCGACATTGTCTTAACCGGTTCGCAAAAAGCGATCGGTGTTCCGCCAGGCGTTGGCATCGTGGCATTTAGTCAAGCTGCGTTGAAAGCGCGAAACGAAATGAAATCGGTATCTGCTTATTATTGTGATATCCACAACTGGATTCCCGTCATGCATGATCCATCCAAATATTTCGCAACACCGCCTGTCAATATGATCTGCGCGCTTGAAGAAGGATTACGTATTGTTGAAGAAGAAGGTCTCAAAGAACGTTACGAGCGGCATAAAGCTTACGGACGTGCTGTTCGCTCTGCGCTGCGAGTCTATGGCATGGTGCCGCTGGCTGAAGAAAAAGACGCAGCACCGACATTGAGTTGTATCTATTATCCGGAAGGTGTAGACGATGCCGCATTCCGGGCGGAGTTAGCCAAAGAAGGCGTGATTTTATCAGGCGCTCTTGCACATCTAGCTGGAAAAGCTTTCAGAATCGGCCATATGGGCAACACAACGCCAGATATGCTCGAAACCGCTATCCGAAAAATCGGCGAAGCCTTGCAAAAATGCGGGCATGAAGCGGCAGTTGAAGAGGCGGTATCTGCATTGCAGGAAACGTTGGGTTCGTTGTCAATTAACTAATAACCTATTTTCGCTATAGAATATTAAGACTACAAAATTCCTTTGTGAATCTTTGTAGTTTTTTTTACATGATAACAGTTCATACACTTTTTACTAAATGCTTACTATTGACCAAGAGTTAAAGTCGTTTAATTGAAAATGCTAAGCTTAACATTGAATTAGAATATTTAGAAAATACTATTGCAATTGGTAATTAGATGGTTTAGAATATACTTAATGTTCAGTTAGTAAGTTTTGTTAACTAACTAACTGGATTTATGTTGACTACTACCTACCGACAGTAAGGGGCAGTTGCAATGCAAAATGGGAGTTTAGGATTTTTAAGAAACGAAAACAAACGCAAAGTCCTTCAACGAATAATTGATGAGGAACCGACTACTAGAGTCCAGATTTCAAAAGACTTATCTATGAGTAAACCGACAGTATCCAGCCTGGTTGGAGAATTAATTGAAGAAGGCTGGATTATTGAAACTGGAAGTGGTGAAGCATCTTCAAGTGGAGGCAGAAAACCAGTAAAACTTAGATTCAATGCTAAAAATGCGTATTGTATTGGAATTGATATTGGAGGTACCGGAGTTGTACTCGGAATTACAGATTTGCAGGGAGAACTAGTTAACTTGAAAGAATTTGAAACGCAGAAAAACTTGGGCGAAAAGTTACTGGTGGAGATTAAAACCCAAGTAGATGTCATGTTGAGTGAAAGTGGTATTGATAAGCAAAATATTTTAGGGGTTGGCGTTGGTGTCCCTGGGATTACAAATTTAGAAACAGGGATTGTAGTTGAAGCACCTGCTTTAAAATGGAGCAATTACCCCGCTAGGAAAAAAATTGAAGAGATCCTGTCAATGCCTGTTTTTATTGATAATGATGTAAATGTAAGTTTACTTGGTGAAAAGTGGTTAGGAAAAGGCAGACATGCATCAAACATGATTTATATCTCTGTAGGAACCGGAATTGGAAGCGGTATCATGCTGCAAGGAAATATATATCGCGGTAGTAATTACAGTGCCGGAGAAATAGGTTATATGGTAACTGATCGTCAGTTTGCGAGTTTATATAAACCAACGGTCAAAGGATATGGATTTTTAGAGAGTGTATCGGGCGGGAATTCAATTGGCGAACACTTGTCAAATCGTTTGGAAAGAGAAGTTACTTCTTTAGAGGCGTTTGAGTTATACAGGAAAGGCAACGCGGATGCGATTGAAGTGGTTACAGTAGCAATCGAAAATTTATCCATTGGAATCGCTAACTATGTTTCATTATTCGATCCTGAGATTGTCATTCTAGGAGGTGGTGTCACCCAGTCGTTCGATGTTATACAGCCGATGATAAACGACATCCTGAATCGCTATACACCTAGATCTTGTGAAATTGTACAATCAGCTTTTGGTAAGAAGGCTGGAGTAATTGGTGCCGTGGCATTGGTGCTGAATGAGCATGGAGGGTTATTCACTACAAAAAGAGAGGGGTAAGGTCGATGAAAATGCAATTTAAATTTGGTTTGTTTTTCGTGTTGCTGGCAGCATTATTGTTAGGAGGTTGTATGGCTGGAAGTTCAGAGAAAACTGAAAAACCGGCTGCTGGTGATACTGAAGAGAATAAAGATGGAGATGCAGAAAATAAAGAACTTGAAGATAAAGTCGTCATATATTCTCCGCATGGTAAGGATATTTTAAGTGACTTCCAAAAACAATTTGAAGAGGAATACGGTATTAAGATGGAATTCTTAGATATGGGTTCTCAAGAGATTTTAGACCGTATTCGTTCGGAAAAGAATAATACCCAGGCTGACGTTTGGTGGGGGGCACCGCAAGTCAACTTTGATCAAGCTAAAGATAACGATTTACTAGCTGAATACAAACCATCCTACGCGGACTCACTTGATGAAATTTATCATGATCCAGATTGGATGTGGTCAGGTACATCGATGACACCAGAAGTAATTTTGTATAACTCAAAGGAAATTTCTAAAGAAGATGCTCCAAAAGACTGGGATGACCTTCTTGATCCTAAATGGAAGGATGAAGTCATTATTAGATACCCGCTGGCATCCGGAACAATGAGAACTATCTATTCTTCTATGATTTACAGAACATATAAAGACTCTGAAGATCCTGCAGAGGGTTATGAATGGCTGAAGAAGTTTGATATGAACACGAAGGAATATGCAGCCAACCCAGAAATCATGTACAACCAAGTGGCGAAAGGAGTTGGAAGCTTAACAGTTTGGAATATGCCAGATACTGTTATGCTGGCTAAGGAAAAAGGATATCCTTTCGATTATGTACTTCCGGAAAGCGGAACTCCTGTACTAACGGAAGGCATCGCCATCATAAAGGATGCTCCACATCCTAATGCGGCTGAAGCTTTCTATGAGTTTGTAAACACTCCTGAGGCTGCTAAATTGTTGGCTGAAAGCTATTACCGTATTCCAACACGTGATGACGTCACTGATCTGCCAGAGTGGATTAAAGAAGCAGAAGACAAGATTAAGCCAATGGATATTGATTGGAAATTATTCCAAGAGAAGTCTGATGAGTGGATGGATTATTGGGATAACAACATTAAAAACACAAAGAAAGATAAAAGTGACGAAGAATAATTGAATTTTTACTTCCGTAAAATTTAAAGGAACACTAATTAATAGCATTCGACTATCATATCTAAAATTTATGATAGTCGAATACTTTTTCAAAGAAGGAGGTTGGTTGGGATGTCAATCGTCCATTTAGAAGCCATTACCAAGCGGTTTGGAGATGTTACTGCTGTCAAAGAGCTGGACTTACTGATAAAAGAAGGAGAATTTTTCACGTTTTTAGGGCCGAGTGGATGTGGGAAAACAACAACACTTCGAATGATCGCCGGTTTTTACTATCCAACTGAAGGGATAGTGAGATTCAATGAGAGAAACATGACAACTGTTTCACCTGAAAATAGAAATACGGGTATGGTATTTCAAAACTATGCACTTTTTCCTCATATGACTGTCTTTGAAAATGTCGCTTTTGGACTGAAAGTTAGAAAGCTTTCCAAAGATATAATTAAGGAAAAAGTTGTAGAGGTTCTAAAGAAAGTGCGATTAGATCAATATATTGATCGACAGGTCAGTCAATTATCAGGCGGCCAGCAACAGCGTGTAGCTCTCGCAAGAGCAATCGTCATAGAACCGGATATTTTACTCTTAGACGAACCACTCAGTAACTTAGATGCACGTTTGCGAGATGAAATGCGTACAGAGATATTAAGGCTGCAGCAAGAGTATAAGATTACTACTATATATGTCACCCATGATCAGGTTGAAGCCTTAACAATGAGCGATAGAATAGCTGTTTTCAGTCACGGAGTCTGCCAGCAGGTAGGGACACCTACTGAGATTTATAATGAACCTATTAACGACTTTGTAGCAGAATTCATAGGAGAAACAAACCTTTTAAATATTGACTATCTAAGTCAAACGACAGACTTCCATTCTTACCAGTTACATGAACTTGACAGTAAGATAGAAGTGAAAAATGATAGTGCGAATATAGCGGCATACGATAAAACTGATAAGTTACGCATGTCGATAAGACCTGAAGCCGTGATAGTGTCTGAGCAGCCGTTAGAAGGAGTGAATGTATTTAAAGGCATAGTGAAAACGGTTCAGTTTACTGGGGCGGCAGTACACACCTATGTTGAATTAACTGAAACAGTCGTAATTGAAAGTACGAACTTAAACAAAGGACCTGCAACATATTTAAATGAAGGAAATGAGGTCTATGTACAGTTTCCGGCGGAACATATTAGGGTTATTCCTGAAATGAATATATAAAGTTAACCTGATTTATTTGTTAAAGTAGCTGATCGTGATGCAAAGGGAGGCATTTTACATGTTAAATGCAGAACGAAGAAAAACCATTTTGCTATTAATTCCAGTTGTTTTAGTCCTAGGAGGTTATGTTCTTTACCCTGCGTTACGAACAGCGCTAGAGAGCATACATAAGAATGGTGTATTTTCGTTACAAAACTATAGTGACTTTTTTGGTGCCAAAGCCAAAGCAAATTTCGAGGCGCTATGGAATTCAGTATGGATATCATTAGCCTCTGTATTCTTTAGTGCATGCATTGGTCTGCCACTAGCTTATATTTTTAACCGCTATGATTTCCCGGGTAGAAAATTTTTCGCTGGCATTGCGATTATGCCTATTGTATTGCCCTCCCTAGTTGGGGTAATGGCTTTCATGTTTTTATATGGAGAAGCCGGTTTGATTCCGAATGCTATCAAAGATATTTTTAATTTGAAAAATGTACCTTTTAGTATAGGCGGTATTTCAGGAATTTTACTTGTCCATGCATACACGATGTATCCATACTTTTACATGACCAGCTCATCAGCTTTAGGGAATATCGATCCGTCACTTGAAGAAGCGGCTTCAAATCTTGGGGCCAGTAAATTTAAAGTGTTTTGGAAAGTGACATTTCCTTTATTGACCCCAGGACTTGTTGCTGCAGCACTTCTGGTATTTATGGTCTCTATGGCCAGTTTTAGTGCTCCGTTTTTATTGGCAGGCGGTTTTCGGGTATTAAGTCTTCAAATCTATTTCTCCAAAATTAATGGAGATTTAGAGATGGCTGCGACACAGTCTGTGATTCTATCAATGGTCTCCATTTCATTTTTATTATTTATGCGGTGGTTTCAAAGTCGCAAAGATTACAGAATGGCTTTAAAGGGGATTGGGGCACACCGAAGTGAGGTTAATAATCCATTTTTAAAATGGGTAATGGTGTCAATTGGAATACTGGCCATGATTGTACTGCTGTTACCTCATGTAACACTACTTATTTTATCGCTAGTACCAGACGGCGCATGGACATGGCAAACCTATCCGCAAAGTTTTAACTTTGAAAACTTCATTTTGCTTTTTGAAGATCCATACATTTGGGAGCCTGTTAAAAACAGTTTGATAATGGCGTTTCTTGCATGTATAGGGGTATTTATTTTTGGCATCTTCACTTCTTACGCGTTAGTTAAACGCAAATTTTTCGGGAAAAACCTTTTGGATATTTTAGTGATGATTCCATGGGCGCTTCCAGCTACAGTAGTAGGAATGAATATGATTTTAGCTTTCAACACGCCTTCTCCTTTCTCTTTTGGAAAGGTTTTAGTAGGAACTTTTTGGATTTTACCATTAGCGTACTTTGTAAGGTTCCTCCCATTGGTTGTTCGATCTACTAATGCAGTATTGGAACAGCTTGATGATTCAATTGAGGAGGCTGCACAAAACTTAGGAGCGAAATGGTTTTATACTTTCAGAAAAGTCGTTTTACCTATAATCATGCCCGGGGTGCTAAGCGGTACATTACTGGCATTCGTGCAGGCTGTTGGTGAGTTTCCGACATCAGTTTTACTTTATACAATTGGAAACAGACCAATTTCTATTGAAATCATGAACCAACTGCGAATGTTCAATATTGGTCAAGCAGCTGCATATGGAATGATTCAAGTAGGTTTAATTGCGATTGTAATGTTCATTTCAAGCAAATTCTTTGGGGTCAAAGCTGAGAAGTCACTAGGCTAGAGATTTAGATTCAAAAATAGCAATTACTTGAGGTGCATAAAATGATGACAAGAGTTGAAGAGTTTAAAACTAAAGATGGAGGTTCATTTCCGGGGAAAGTCTATTCTGAAGTTTTACTGAAACCTGTGTTTGAAGACCAAAAAGCTTATTTATTTGAAGCGATGATGGCGGTGCACAAAGCTCACACAACTATGCTGTCAGAACAACAGATTATCGAAGTTGAAGAAGCAGAGAAGATTTTAAAAGCTGTTGAAGAAATTCAAGCGCTTGGAAATGACGAATTTAGCTATTCGGCAGCATATGAAGATCTCTTCTTCCTGGTAGAGTCTAAAATCGGTGAGTTGATCGGTGATGATTTAGCAGGAAAGATGCATATTGCTAAAAGCCGTAATGATATGGGAGAAGCGATGTATCGTATTGTGCTGCGGGAACACTTGCAAGATACGATTGGCTTGGCAAAAACATTGGCAGCGACACTCTTGACTCAAGCTGAACATCATGTTGAAACCATTATGCCAGCCCATACGCATACACAGCCCGCACAACCTACTACATTTGGCCATTATCTCGCAGCCATCTATGACGGGCTTAACCGTGACATCGACCGGTTAGAACGAGCTAGACTGACCGTCAATCAGTCCCCGATGGGAGCGGCGGCAATTACGACAACAGGCTTCCCGATTAGTCGCGAACGAATGGTCAGTCTGCTGGACTTTGAGGGGCTGATCGAAAACTCGTACGACGCAATTGGTGCAGGTGACTATTTGCTGGAGGCTGCACAAAGTTTAATCAGCCTGATGACCAACATTGGGCGATGGGTGCAAGAGCTCTTAAGAATGGCGTCGAAAGAAGTGGGGCTGTTGCGTGTTTCGGATGCTTATGTGCAAATCAGCAGCATTATGCCGCAGAAACGCAATCCTGTGTCGCTTGAACATTCCCGATCACTTGCTTCAAGTGCACTAGCAGAGGGCCTTGCCGTACTCCATATGATTCACAACACCCCTTATGGAGATATCAACGATACGGAAGACGATTTACAACCTCATTTATATAAAGGGTTCGAGAAAGCGGATCGAGTTTTAAAATTATTGAATGCTGTCATAATCACGATGGAGTTCGATAAGAAACGAGCGCACCAGCAAGCGAGGGAGAATATGATTACAATTACTGAACTTGCAGATGTGCTGGCTAGAGACTATGATGTGTCATTCCGTCAAGCACATGGTAAAGCTGCTTTAGTAGCGAACAATGCAACAGCGCTGAAGAAAGAACTCTATGAGCTTCCTGTGGATACTGTAAATGAGTGGCTGAAGGATGTGACGCTGTCAGAAGCAGATTGGCAGGGGATTGTCGATCCAGCTGTTTTCATTCAGCGCCGTGGCATCACTGGAGGCCCAAATCCTGATACAGTTCGCGAAATGATTGCGGACCGTCAAAGAAAATCCGGGTAGCTTGTAAGATTCGGTGTTTCGTGTGATGAAGAATGCTATAACCGTAAACCGCGCTAACTCTTATGCAGCGCGGTTTTTTCATGTCTTTTATCAAACTTAGGCATAACGGGAAGATTATTTTGAGGGGAATGGTCGAAAAGTAGTGATTTATTCATAATAAACAGATATAATTGGACTAGTTATAACTATTCAGACGATTGGTAAAGTTCGTCGTTTCTGAAAAAAGAGATAAAATCGGGGTGGAATGGGTGAAACGAACAATTGCGGGGAAGTTGAGGAACGGATTCGGACTATTACTTGTATTGCTAGTTGTAATTGGGGCTGCTAGTATTCTGCTGCTTGTAAAATTGAACAATGATTATAAGAATATGCTCGATGATGAAGTGCATAAAGTAGATATCGTGGATGAGTTCGTATTAAAGCAAGAACAGATGCAAAGTGATATCCGGGGCTATATGCTTTATCAAGATGAAACGATGTTGGAAAGACGCCAGCAAAACTATGAGCGTTCTGAACAGCTTATCCAAGAGTTAGGCAAGATGATGAACGGCGCTAAAATGAAAAAAGAATATGAAGCACTCGTCGATTCGAACGAAAAGTCGATGACCCTTCAAAATAATATCGTTGATAATTTAGAACAGGGGAAAGATGATATCGCAAAATGGATGTCTGAAGCATCTAAAGACGTAGGAAATGTTGTCATGACCCGTGCGGATATGATTAAAGACAACCAGTATAAAGCACTTGAAACGAAACGGAAAGAAGTTAATCAGATGATGGTTCAGCTGACGATCATCATTGCAGCAATTATAATGATTGCAGTCGTGGCGGGAGTATTAATTTCTCGACGGATTAGCCGCTCGATTACAAAACCCGTTGCGATTGTAACAGAAGGACTGCATCAAATCGCGGATGGGAATTTCTCTATCGATCCGCTGGTTGTTCGAAGTAAAGACGAAGTCGGGGAAATGGCAAATGCATTCAACAAAATGGGTGCAGATGTAGCAAGTATGATTCGCAAAATTAATGTGTCTGCCGAACAGCTGGCGATGCAATCTGAAGAGTTATCCGCAAGTTCTGAAGAAAGTTTGGCCTCGTCCGAGCTAATTGCCAGTACTGCAGAGCAGCAGCTCGAGGGCAGTGAGCGTCAACAGCGGATTACGGACCAATCTACTCAATCTATGAGCGAGCTGTCTATAGGCGTTGGAGAGATATCAGAAAGCAATGAAGACATGCTGCGATCTGCAGAAGCAGTCACTCAGTTAGTTGGAAAAGGATCTGCTTCAATGGATGAGGTCGTCAATGAAATGAAGACGATCCGGGAAACGATTCGCGAAACAGCGAAAATCATGAAAGAGATGGCGGATCATTCTTCTGAAATTGAAAAAGTGACAGCAATTATTACAGGAATTGCTGAACAAACCAACTTGCTGGCACTCAACGCAGCGATTGAAGCGGCTCGTGCGGGTGACGCTGGAAAAGGATTTGCAGTGGTTGCAGATGAAGTTCGGAAACTTGCGGAGCAGTCTAAATCATCCGCCTCAGAGATTGGCACTATGGTGAGTGACATTCAAGTATATTCAAAGAAAGCTACGAAATCGATTGAAACCGGCAATGAAAAGGTTGAAAACGGAATGAAAGCTACGGCCGAATCCAACGCAGTATTTAAAGACATCCAGCAAGCAGTAGGAGATGTAGCTGCCAAAGTGGAAACCGTGTCAGCAGCAATTGAAGAAATACAAGCAATGGCTGATGAAGTTACAGAAGGTGCTCGCGAAGTACAGCGCTTAAGCGGACAAGCATCCATCTCAGCAACAGAGACAAGCTCTGCTACAGAGGAACAGCTTGCAGTAAGTGAAGAGATCAGCGCAAGTGCACAAAGCCTGACACGCCTCGCAGATGAGCTTCAGCAAGAGGTTAGCAGGTTCCAAGTATAACGGAACAGTAAAAAGCGCATTCCCTGTAATAAAAAGGGGATGCGTTTTTAGGTTATAAAAAATAGAACCAAAAATAAAGAATCTAGAAAAATAGGTTTAATATAATAAAAACGTGGAAAACTCTATAGTAAGAGATTTCCACGTTTGTTTATCTTATTTAAGGTTGTCCAAGAAGCGCTGCATGTCTTGAATCTTAACTTTATCGTCAACACCGAAGTTACCGTTTGTGTAACCAGCAGTTACATCATTTGCATAAAGTGCACCTACATATTTCAATGCCCAGTAGTCAGAAGGTACATCTTTAAACGGTACATCAGTTGAAGTAGTCAGGTTGAAGGCATCCGTCAGGACTTTCGCCATTTGTGAACGAGTCAACGGATCGTTAGGGTTAAAGTTACCGCTGTTGTTTCCGCTGAAGATACCTGCTTCAGCAGCAGCAATAATTTCGTTATAATAAGGTGTTTTAGAGTTAACGTCAGGGAAGCTCATGTCGCTTCCAGTTCTGTGAAGACCTAGAGTCTTAACAACGATGCCCGCGACTTGTCCGCGTGTTGCATAAGTTACAGTTGGTGCTGGCTTTGAAGCTACAGAAGTTTCACCAAATGTTGCAGGGCGTTTTGCGCCTACATAACGACTCTTCCAATAAGCTTTATCGTTGATAGATGAAATTGTTACACCCTGGCTTGTAGAAGCGTGAATGAACTTGCTAGAACCGATGTAAATTCCAACGTGTGAGATACCGCGACCGCTTGTGTTGAAGAAAACTAGATCGCCAGTAGTCAAGTTGCTTTTAGAAACTGCTTTACCTTGCTGATATTGCTGTCCTGTTGTACGAGGAAGTGATTTTCCGTTCTTTTTGAACACAACTTGCGTATATGCAGAACAGTCGATGCCTGATGTCAGGCTTGTCCCGCCATATCGGTAAGGTGTTCCTATGTAATTCTTAGCTGTATTTACCAAGTCAGTTGCAGAGCTTGCAGAGGCCATAGACGGTACGGACGTTGAAATTAATAAACTGGCGATTCCAAATGCCAAGAGACGTTTCAGTTTCATAAGTTTTTCAGTTTCCCCTTTCGCACCGTATCAAGGACAGTGTCTTTATCTGTGAACATCTTAGCATAGGCTAAACATGTTTTCGGTTACAGTTATATTACAATGATGTTACAAATACACGATTGATGTATAAAACCCTGATTTGACGCGGTTTATCGGATAACGAATCCGTTGATTGCGTTTTTATTTTTGTGCAAAATTGCTATGGAACGTGAAAAAAAGACGGATTTGCTGTATCTTTGTAACCAAACTTATCGAATTGCCGGAACGTGACTGTTGAATCCGGCAGAACGGGGCTGACATGAAAAAAATTGTAGTATTCAGCAATATGTATCCATCTAATGAACATCCTACGTACGGTATTTTTGTGAAAAATCAAGTGGAATTACTGAAAGACTCTGGAGTAATTGCAGATGTAAAAGCAATTGACAATCCTAAAGGAGGAAAAGTGCAATCGCTATTGAAGTATGGAAAATGGTTTGCCGGTTCCTTGCTTTATCTTATTGGCAATCAGCGTAACCTTGCGTTGACGCACGCTCATTACGCGTTTCCTACGGGTCTTCTTTCATTAATAGGAAAACGGCTGTTTAAAATTCCTTACGTTGTGACAGTACATGGCGGAGATATTGACAAGATGGCGAAAAAAAATGCCAGAATTGCTGGCCTTACACAAACCATTTTGCAGGAAGCTTCGCATGTGATTACAGTGGGAGAACGGCTGAAACAAGAGGTTGTCACAAACTTCGGTGTGCTTGAAACAAATGTAACAGTGATGAGTATGGGAGTGGACCGGA
Proteins encoded in this region:
- a CDS encoding methyl-accepting chemotaxis protein, encoding MKRTIAGKLRNGFGLLLVLLVVIGAASILLLVKLNNDYKNMLDDEVHKVDIVDEFVLKQEQMQSDIRGYMLYQDETMLERRQQNYERSEQLIQELGKMMNGAKMKKEYEALVDSNEKSMTLQNNIVDNLEQGKDDIAKWMSEASKDVGNVVMTRADMIKDNQYKALETKRKEVNQMMVQLTIIIAAIIMIAVVAGVLISRRISRSITKPVAIVTEGLHQIADGNFSIDPLVVRSKDEVGEMANAFNKMGADVASMIRKINVSAEQLAMQSEELSASSEESLASSELIASTAEQQLEGSERQQRITDQSTQSMSELSIGVGEISESNEDMLRSAEAVTQLVGKGSASMDEVVNEMKTIRETIRETAKIMKEMADHSSEIEKVTAIITGIAEQTNLLALNAAIEAARAGDAGKGFAVVADEVRKLAEQSKSSASEIGTMVSDIQVYSKKATKSIETGNEKVENGMKATAESNAVFKDIQQAVGDVAAKVETVSAAIEEIQAMADEVTEGAREVQRLSGQASISATETSSATEEQLAVSEEISASAQSLTRLADELQQEVSRFQV
- a CDS encoding NlpC/P60 family protein; amino-acid sequence: MKLKRLLAFGIASLLISTSVPSMASASSATDLVNTAKNYIGTPYRYGGTSLTSGIDCSAYTQVVFKKNGKSLPRTTGQQYQQGKAVSKSNLTTGDLVFFNTSGRGISHVGIYIGSSKFIHASTSQGVTISSINDKAYWKSRYVGAKRPATFGETSVASKPAPTVTYATRGQVAGIVVKTLGLHRTGSDMSFPDVNSKTPYYNEIIAAAEAGIFSGNNSGNFNPNDPLTRSQMAKVLTDAFNLTTSTDVPFKDVPSDYWALKYVGALYANDVTAGYTNGNFGVDDKVKIQDMQRFLDNLK